One Gordonia sp. SID5947 genomic region harbors:
- a CDS encoding MCE family protein: MSTIRRRLLGLVFFVVVAMFFVVTVTKFNDGFTTFTDVTLKTDSTGNALPTNADVKARGVVVGEVRAVDPAPDGTVAVTLGLTPDMASQLPQNTTARILPKTLFGERYVALQVPTDDPSAATLANGDTIYTDQSGNAREVQDLFDKLLPVLKAIPPQDLNVTLTSLSQALAGRGQQLGVTFDELNKIFMRVNDNMPELQGTLRGLASFSQTYSEALPDVIDALDNFRTTSNTIVERQGDLRTLIATVGVAATDTTKFLRQNRADLIDLAVDSEPFLVGLAKQSPTFVCTFHNFATLIPESRKIVGQGTDNPGVRVNLQFVNPRGRYLPNQDEPRLLDTDPPAVCYEPAKNGRPFPQYPGGGLADGSYQPPSRNPGPRTMPTLPQPQFSATPAGSVRANPFDDPDYVKQLKVIYGGANGTDPEKVPTWVTTIGGVSLQGAQVTIR, encoded by the coding sequence ATGTCGACGATTCGTCGCCGGCTGCTCGGGCTGGTGTTCTTTGTCGTGGTTGCGATGTTCTTCGTGGTCACCGTCACGAAGTTCAACGACGGCTTCACGACGTTCACCGACGTGACCCTCAAGACCGACTCCACCGGTAACGCGCTGCCCACCAACGCCGACGTCAAGGCACGCGGCGTGGTCGTCGGCGAGGTCCGTGCCGTGGACCCCGCACCCGACGGCACGGTCGCGGTCACCCTGGGGCTCACCCCTGACATGGCGTCGCAGTTGCCGCAGAACACCACTGCGCGCATCCTGCCGAAGACCCTGTTCGGCGAGCGATATGTGGCGTTGCAGGTCCCGACCGACGATCCGTCGGCCGCGACGCTGGCCAACGGCGACACCATCTACACCGATCAGAGCGGCAACGCGCGCGAGGTCCAGGACCTCTTCGACAAGCTGCTTCCGGTGCTGAAGGCGATCCCGCCGCAGGACCTCAACGTCACGCTGACCTCGCTGTCGCAGGCGCTCGCAGGCCGGGGACAGCAGTTGGGCGTCACCTTCGACGAGCTCAACAAGATCTTCATGCGCGTCAACGACAACATGCCCGAGCTGCAGGGCACCCTGCGCGGGCTCGCCAGCTTCTCGCAGACCTATTCCGAGGCGCTGCCCGACGTCATCGACGCCCTGGACAACTTCCGGACCACGAGCAACACCATCGTCGAGCGTCAGGGCGATCTGCGCACCCTCATCGCGACCGTGGGCGTTGCGGCGACCGACACGACGAAGTTCCTCCGCCAGAATCGGGCCGACCTGATCGACCTCGCGGTGGATTCCGAGCCGTTCCTGGTCGGTCTGGCGAAGCAGTCGCCGACATTCGTCTGCACCTTCCACAACTTCGCGACGCTGATCCCGGAGTCCCGCAAGATCGTCGGCCAGGGCACCGACAACCCGGGCGTGCGGGTGAACCTGCAGTTCGTGAATCCCCGGGGTCGCTACCTCCCGAACCAGGACGAGCCGCGACTGCTCGACACCGACCCGCCCGCCGTCTGCTACGAGCCGGCCAAGAACGGTCGTCCGTTCCCGCAGTACCCGGGTGGCGGGCTCGCCGACGGCTCCTACCAGCCGCCGTCGCGCAACCCCGGCCCGCGCACGATGCCGACGCTGCCGCAGCCGCAGTTCTCCGCCACCCCGGCGGGATCCGTCCGGGCGAACCCGTTCGACGACCCGGACTACGTGAAGCAACTGAAGGTCATCTACGGCGGCGCCAACGGCACCGACCCGGAGAAGGTTCCGACCTGGGTCACGACGATCGGCGGCGTATCGCTACAGGGAGCGCAGGTCACCATCCGATGA
- a CDS encoding glycoside hydrolase family 76 protein: MADATKSAADGPGPTVANDRAALAAAAVTDRHLRRMMWTPGTRLAAVAWPIGTVAGHFGTWHYWWHAHLADLLVDAAVHRPGGDRQPSTGARFDPDTADIVTRLLRGIRLRNLGKWTNNYFDDMAWLGLAIERADRRLGLRHEGAVRTLSGRLADAWMPHLGGGIPWRTMDLFFNAPANGPAAVLMARTGRVDRAAAMADWMDARLVDGTSHLIIDGIKPAARPDIMERVPAIYTYCQGVVLGAELELLRLTGDTVHAERIDRLLTAVQTRVCDDDVIPGAGGGDGGLFAGILARYLALLATDLPPIIQGADDLRRRAAQIVTTSAEAAWTNRVETDHGPVFGPDWRKPADHPCDEGAKAQLIDGAVHSSQVPERDLSVQLSAWMVLEAAAAVDLRLPEHVQNEAT; this comes from the coding sequence GTGGCGGATGCAACCAAATCGGCGGCCGACGGACCTGGGCCGACGGTCGCGAACGACCGCGCGGCACTGGCCGCCGCGGCGGTGACCGACCGCCATCTGCGGCGGATGATGTGGACGCCCGGCACCCGGCTCGCCGCAGTCGCGTGGCCGATCGGCACGGTCGCCGGTCACTTCGGCACGTGGCACTACTGGTGGCACGCCCACCTGGCGGACCTGCTCGTGGACGCCGCCGTCCATCGGCCGGGTGGCGACCGGCAACCGTCGACAGGTGCGCGATTCGATCCCGATACCGCCGACATCGTCACCAGGCTGTTACGCGGCATCCGTCTGCGCAACCTGGGCAAATGGACCAACAACTACTTCGACGACATGGCGTGGCTCGGGCTCGCCATCGAGCGCGCCGACCGGCGTCTCGGGCTCCGCCACGAGGGGGCGGTCCGCACTCTCTCGGGCCGCCTGGCCGATGCGTGGATGCCCCACCTCGGCGGCGGCATCCCGTGGCGCACCATGGACCTGTTCTTCAACGCACCGGCCAACGGTCCGGCGGCGGTCCTGATGGCCCGCACCGGCCGCGTGGACCGGGCCGCGGCGATGGCGGACTGGATGGACGCGCGTCTGGTCGACGGGACCTCGCACCTGATCATCGACGGCATCAAACCCGCCGCGCGTCCCGACATCATGGAACGGGTCCCGGCGATCTACACCTACTGTCAGGGCGTCGTACTCGGCGCCGAACTCGAGTTGCTCCGGCTCACCGGCGACACCGTGCATGCCGAACGTATCGACCGACTGCTGACGGCGGTACAGACGCGGGTGTGCGACGACGATGTGATCCCCGGGGCGGGCGGTGGCGACGGCGGATTGTTCGCAGGCATCCTCGCGCGGTACCTGGCGCTACTCGCGACCGACCTGCCTCCGATCATTCAGGGGGCCGACGACCTACGCCGACGGGCGGCGCAGATCGTGACCACGAGCGCCGAGGCCGCCTGGACGAATCGCGTGGAGACCGATCACGGTCCGGTCTTCGGTCCCGATTGGCGCAAGCCGGCGGACCATCCGTGCGATGAGGGCGCAAAAGCCCAGCTCATCGACGGTGCGGTCCATTCGTCACAGGTCCCCGAACGAGACCTGTCGGTCCAGCTCTCGGCGTGGATGGTGCTCGAGGCGGCTGCCGCCGTCGACTTGCGGTTACCGGAGCATGTCCAAAACGAGGCTACCTAG
- a CDS encoding CocE/NonD family hydrolase, whose product MTYQLDQPAQPRRGRTARPVGTGSAPHFGSLPLGDPTGGSDGIRWREQVDGKQLYPRVAIDRDVVLTMSDGVRLRATVVRPANRFGQTVLTPYPAILNINPYNRVAIDALDHALHAPGLSKALQTASASMDGAGTGLEGLTTLTKTLSGGVLDVFGINRNLVRSGYVQVIVDVRGTGASQGKWQILGAREQADSVEIIDWMTEQDWCDGSVGLTGWSYSAINSLQAADKRLPAVKAVFAVEGCDDIVRDIYITGGMPSAFIPTWLSVVNLLKWLPNPSSPVRDVFRGDTARWLRDRLKSPATEITSLLWGFLTARDDRIFDDPYFDERDPVVDRIEAPTFTVGAWHDLFGRSATGVYERLQMEPGRKQMVVGDGYHVDVGSGYGGKFAPPRLDVLERAWFDRWLKGHRNGIEYYGPVTMLQQGGAWTSGPSFPRPGVVTQRLYLTDAPSGTADHATHDGSLSASPVDRMSSLTVHPDARGAVSRDMTQVTAGATMIFGRSFTADARFQERGGLSFTTAPVDESTTISGPMNLRLNVATTAHEAIWAVTVNDVAPDGTSTVLTNGALSASNRALDPSQSTYAADGSLLSAHHYLSRKRKLPVPADEPVRIDVDLVPTDAVLEPGHRLRVDVYAASFPRYLTVVPDLIKARGRRQRLVLDPRHPSHLTFCSGGSW is encoded by the coding sequence ATGACGTACCAGTTGGACCAACCCGCGCAACCACGCCGCGGACGCACTGCGCGGCCGGTCGGAACCGGCAGCGCCCCGCATTTCGGTTCGCTTCCTCTCGGCGATCCCACCGGCGGCTCCGACGGCATCCGCTGGCGCGAACAGGTCGACGGCAAGCAGCTCTATCCGCGCGTGGCGATCGACCGCGACGTGGTCCTCACCATGAGCGACGGTGTCCGGCTGCGGGCAACGGTGGTCCGCCCGGCCAACCGGTTCGGTCAGACGGTCCTCACGCCCTACCCTGCGATTCTCAACATCAACCCCTACAACCGGGTCGCGATCGACGCCCTCGACCACGCGCTGCACGCACCCGGACTCAGCAAGGCCCTGCAGACGGCGTCGGCGTCCATGGACGGGGCGGGAACCGGTCTCGAAGGTCTCACCACCTTGACCAAGACCCTCTCCGGCGGGGTGCTCGACGTCTTCGGAATCAACCGGAACCTCGTCCGCAGCGGCTACGTGCAGGTCATCGTCGACGTCCGGGGCACCGGCGCGAGCCAGGGCAAGTGGCAGATCCTGGGCGCCCGCGAACAGGCGGACTCGGTCGAGATCATCGACTGGATGACCGAACAGGACTGGTGCGACGGTTCCGTCGGGCTGACCGGCTGGTCGTACTCGGCGATCAACTCGCTGCAGGCGGCCGACAAACGGCTGCCTGCGGTCAAGGCCGTCTTCGCGGTGGAGGGTTGCGACGACATCGTCCGCGACATCTACATCACCGGCGGCATGCCGTCGGCGTTCATCCCCACCTGGCTGTCGGTGGTCAATCTGCTGAAGTGGCTGCCCAATCCGTCGAGCCCGGTCCGCGACGTCTTCCGCGGTGACACGGCACGCTGGCTGCGCGATCGGCTGAAGTCACCCGCCACCGAGATCACCTCGTTGCTCTGGGGGTTCCTCACCGCCCGCGACGACCGGATCTTCGACGACCCCTACTTCGATGAGCGCGACCCCGTGGTCGACCGGATCGAGGCCCCCACCTTCACCGTCGGCGCGTGGCACGATCTCTTCGGCCGCAGCGCGACGGGAGTCTACGAGCGGCTCCAGATGGAGCCCGGGCGCAAGCAGATGGTGGTCGGAGACGGGTACCACGTCGACGTCGGGTCGGGATACGGCGGAAAGTTCGCGCCACCTCGGCTCGATGTGCTGGAGCGAGCGTGGTTCGACCGCTGGCTCAAGGGTCATCGCAACGGGATCGAGTACTACGGTCCGGTCACCATGTTGCAGCAGGGCGGCGCGTGGACCTCCGGCCCGAGCTTCCCTCGGCCCGGGGTGGTCACGCAGCGGCTCTATCTGACCGACGCCCCGTCGGGCACCGCCGACCACGCCACACACGACGGCTCTCTGAGCGCGAGCCCCGTCGACCGCATGTCGTCGCTCACCGTCCATCCGGACGCGCGGGGCGCGGTTTCGCGTGACATGACTCAGGTGACCGCCGGCGCCACGATGATCTTCGGCCGCTCGTTCACCGCCGATGCGCGGTTCCAGGAACGGGGCGGACTGTCGTTCACCACGGCACCGGTCGACGAGTCGACGACGATCAGCGGACCGATGAACCTGCGACTGAACGTGGCCACCACCGCGCACGAGGCGATCTGGGCGGTCACCGTCAACGACGTCGCGCCCGACGGGACGTCGACCGTGCTGACCAACGGCGCCCTCTCGGCATCGAACCGCGCGCTCGATCCGTCCCAGTCGACATATGCCGCCGACGGAAGCCTGCTCTCGGCCCATCACTATCTGTCGCGCAAGCGGAAACTGCCGGTACCGGCGGACGAGCCGGTCCGCATCGACGTGGACCTGGTCCCCACCGACGCCGTCCTCGAGCCGGGACACCGGCTGCGCGTAGACGTCTACGCGGCCAGCTTCCCGCGGTACCTCACCGTGGTGCCCGACCTGATCAAGGCGCGCGGTCGCCGGCAGCGGCTGGTGCTCGACCCGCGGCACCCCAGCCATCTGACGTTCTGTTCGGGCGGCAGCTGGTAA
- a CDS encoding ABC transporter permease, with amino-acid sequence MTSATTRGVDRIAQAGTGALAQTGNIVQLFVDVARQSFVRPFQWREFIQQAWFIASVTILPTALIAIPFGAIVSLQTGSLIKQLGAESYTGAASVLVVIQQGSPLVTSLLIAGAAGSAVAADLGSRTIREEIDAMEVLGINPIQRLVVPRVIAMVLVAMLLNGLVAVVGIGGGYFFNVVVQGGTPGAYLASFGALAQLPDLYVSTLKAAIFGVLAGVVAAYKGLNPKGGPKGVGDAVNQSVVITFLLLFLANLIITAVYLQIVPPKGS; translated from the coding sequence ATGACCAGTGCCACCACGCGTGGCGTTGATCGGATCGCTCAGGCCGGAACGGGCGCGCTCGCCCAGACCGGCAACATCGTGCAGCTTTTCGTCGACGTCGCGCGTCAGTCCTTCGTGCGTCCGTTTCAGTGGCGTGAGTTCATCCAGCAGGCCTGGTTCATCGCCAGTGTGACGATTCTGCCGACCGCGCTGATCGCGATTCCGTTCGGCGCGATCGTGTCGCTGCAGACCGGTTCGCTGATCAAGCAGCTCGGTGCGGAGTCGTACACCGGCGCGGCGAGCGTCCTGGTGGTGATCCAACAGGGATCGCCACTGGTCACGTCGTTGTTGATCGCCGGTGCCGCAGGGTCGGCGGTGGCCGCCGACCTCGGTTCCCGCACCATCCGCGAGGAGATCGACGCGATGGAGGTGCTCGGTATCAACCCGATCCAGCGCCTGGTGGTTCCGCGTGTCATCGCGATGGTGCTGGTGGCGATGCTGCTCAACGGACTGGTCGCGGTGGTCGGTATCGGTGGTGGCTACTTCTTCAACGTCGTCGTGCAGGGCGGCACCCCCGGTGCATACCTCGCGTCGTTCGGCGCCCTGGCGCAACTCCCGGACCTGTACGTCTCCACACTCAAGGCCGCCATCTTCGGTGTGCTGGCAGGCGTTGTCGCCGCCTATAAGGGGCTCAACCCTAAGGGCGGTCCCAAGGGTGTGGGTGACGCGGTGAACCAGAGCGTGGTCATCACCTTCCTGCTGCTGTTCCTCGCCAATCTGATCATCACTGCGGTGTACCTGCAGATCGTTCCGCCGAAGGGAAGCTAG
- a CDS encoding ABC transporter ATP-binding protein — protein sequence MGVEVSVEGLTKSFGSQNIWRDVSLTLPTGEVSALLGPSGTGKSVFLKTLIGLLHPEQGSVVIDGTDITQCSAKELYEIRKLFGVLFQDGALFGSMSLFDNVAFPLREHTKKKENEVRDIVMEKIDLVGLTGAEDKLPGEISGGMRKRAGLARALVLDPQIILCDEPDSGLDPVRTAYISQLLIDINSQIDATILIVTHNINIARTIPDNIGMLFRKELVMFGPREQLLTSEQPVVKQFLSGDRFGPIGMSEEKDEAVQKQEEAMQAAGIGGGGTKDDFSEIIPQVQPNPGMPERKAVARHRQRVHEMLHTMPPNAQEAIRRSMEEEDRMRAEADAHAADQDTENVPVGAAHSSGEWTPAHAAGSDYAGSDAPTQSWATPPVGSGANDNTVTQPIETGRQFQQPNDGRSQ from the coding sequence GTGGGTGTAGAGGTCAGCGTCGAGGGGCTCACCAAGTCATTCGGATCGCAGAACATCTGGCGTGACGTGTCGTTGACGTTGCCGACAGGTGAGGTGTCTGCATTGTTGGGGCCGTCGGGTACCGGCAAGTCGGTGTTCCTGAAGACTTTGATCGGCCTGTTGCATCCGGAGCAGGGTTCGGTGGTCATCGACGGCACCGACATCACCCAGTGTTCGGCCAAGGAACTGTACGAGATCCGCAAGCTGTTCGGCGTCCTCTTCCAGGACGGGGCTCTGTTCGGTTCGATGAGCCTGTTCGACAACGTGGCCTTCCCTCTTCGTGAGCACACGAAGAAGAAGGAGAACGAAGTCCGCGACATCGTGATGGAGAAGATCGACCTGGTCGGTCTGACCGGTGCCGAGGACAAGCTGCCCGGTGAGATCTCCGGTGGTATGCGCAAGCGTGCCGGTCTGGCGCGTGCGCTGGTGCTCGATCCGCAGATCATCCTGTGCGATGAGCCGGACTCGGGTCTGGACCCCGTGCGTACCGCCTACATCTCCCAGTTGCTGATCGACATCAACTCGCAGATCGACGCGACGATCCTGATCGTGACGCACAACATCAACATCGCCCGCACCATCCCGGACAACATCGGCATGCTGTTCCGCAAGGAACTGGTCATGTTCGGTCCGCGTGAGCAGTTGCTGACCTCGGAGCAGCCGGTGGTCAAGCAGTTCCTCTCCGGCGACCGGTTCGGTCCGATCGGCATGTCCGAGGAGAAGGACGAGGCGGTGCAGAAGCAGGAAGAGGCCATGCAGGCCGCCGGTATCGGCGGCGGTGGCACCAAGGACGACTTCTCCGAGATCATCCCGCAGGTCCAGCCCAATCCAGGTATGCCAGAACGCAAGGCCGTGGCCCGCCACCGCCAGCGGGTGCACGAGATGCTGCACACCATGCCGCCGAATGCTCAGGAAGCAATCCGCCGCAGCATGGAGGAGGAGGACCGGATGCGCGCCGAGGCCGACGCGCATGCCGCCGACCAGGACACCGAGAACGTGCCCGTCGGAGCCGCCCACTCATCGGGCGAGTGGACCCCGGCCCATGCCGCAGGCTCCGACTACGCGGGAAGTGACGCGCCCACCCAGAGCTGGGCGACACCTCCGGTGGGATCGGGCGCCAACGACAACACCGTCACGCAGCCGATCGAAACCGGCCGGCAGTTCCAGCAGCCCAACGACGGTCGGAGTCAGTAA
- the rplL gene encoding 50S ribosomal protein L7/L12, with protein sequence MAKLTADELIDQFKELTLLELSDFVKKFEEVFEVTAAAPVAVAAAGAPAAGGAEAAAEQDEFDVVLEGAGDKKIQVIKVVREIVSGLGLKEAKDLVEGAPKALLEKVDKEAAEAAKAKLEEAGASVSVK encoded by the coding sequence ATGGCGAAGCTCACCGCTGACGAGCTCATCGATCAGTTCAAGGAACTGACCCTGCTGGAGCTCAGCGATTTCGTGAAGAAGTTCGAAGAGGTCTTCGAGGTCACCGCGGCCGCTCCGGTCGCCGTCGCCGCTGCCGGTGCTCCGGCTGCCGGTGGTGCCGAGGCCGCTGCCGAGCAGGACGAGTTCGACGTCGTGCTCGAGGGCGCGGGCGACAAGAAGATCCAGGTCATCAAGGTGGTCCGCGAGATCGTCTCGGGCCTGGGCCTGAAGGAAGCCAAGGACCTCGTCGAGGGTGCTCCGAAGGCTCTGCTGGAGAAGGTCGACAAGGAAGCTGCCGAGGCTGCCAAGGCCAAGCTCGAAGAGGCCGGCGCTTCGGTGTCCGTCAAGTAA
- the rplJ gene encoding 50S ribosomal protein L10, with translation MAKSEKVAAVAEIAEQFRGATATVVTEYRGLSVKQISELRRSLGEGATYSVAKNTLVKRAAAEAGVEGLDELFTGPTAIAFIEGEPVVAAKAMKTFAKDNKALVIKGGTMDGRALSVAEIEQIADLETREVLLAKLAGAMKGNLAKAAGLFNQPASQVARLAAALQEKKNEAGE, from the coding sequence ATGGCCAAGTCCGAAAAGGTCGCCGCAGTCGCGGAGATCGCTGAGCAGTTCAGGGGAGCTACGGCGACGGTCGTCACGGAATACCGTGGCCTGTCCGTCAAGCAGATCTCCGAGCTGCGTCGTTCCCTCGGTGAGGGTGCAACCTACTCCGTCGCCAAGAACACCCTGGTGAAGCGTGCCGCCGCCGAGGCGGGCGTGGAAGGGCTCGACGAGCTGTTCACCGGTCCGACCGCGATCGCCTTCATCGAAGGCGAGCCGGTGGTGGCCGCGAAGGCGATGAAGACGTTCGCCAAGGACAACAAGGCTCTGGTCATCAAGGGCGGCACCATGGACGGCCGTGCGCTGTCCGTGGCGGAGATCGAACAGATCGCCGACCTGGAGACCCGTGAGGTTCTGTTGGCCAAGCTCGCCGGTGCCATGAAGGGCAACTTGGCAAAGGCTGCCGGTCTGTTCAACCAGCCGGCTTCGCAGGTGGCGCGCCTCGCCGCGGCCCTGCAGGAGAAGAAGAACGAAGCCGGCGAGTAG
- a CDS encoding ABC transporter permease — MAGGVTISKSRPEYYLYEARKQLRKPLKLLDGAGEQMSFYGRTLAWIPKTLVHYTREVLRLLAEVAFGSGGLAVIGGTIGVMVLMSGFTGVVVGLQGYAALDQIGSQALTGFLSAYVNTREVAPLVAGLALSATVGCGFTAQLGAMRISEEIDALESMAVPSIPFLVSTRVIAGFIAVIPLYVLGLLSAYLASRVITTVFNGQSGGSYDHYFNLFLPPGDVLWSFGKVLVFAFVIILVHCYYGYYATGGPAGVGVAVGHAVRAALVLIAVLDFFLGLAIWGTTTTVRVGG, encoded by the coding sequence ATGGCCGGTGGAGTGACGATCTCCAAATCGCGGCCCGAGTACTACCTGTACGAGGCCCGCAAGCAACTGCGGAAACCGCTGAAGCTGCTCGACGGCGCGGGCGAGCAGATGTCGTTCTACGGACGCACCCTCGCGTGGATTCCCAAGACGTTGGTCCATTACACCCGCGAGGTGTTGCGGCTGTTGGCCGAGGTCGCCTTCGGGTCGGGCGGACTCGCGGTGATCGGCGGCACGATCGGTGTGATGGTGCTGATGTCCGGTTTCACCGGCGTCGTCGTCGGCCTGCAGGGGTATGCGGCACTCGATCAGATCGGTTCGCAGGCACTCACCGGCTTCCTCTCCGCGTATGTGAACACCCGCGAGGTGGCGCCGCTGGTGGCCGGTCTCGCGCTCTCGGCCACGGTCGGATGTGGCTTCACCGCTCAGCTGGGCGCCATGCGCATCTCCGAGGAGATCGACGCGCTCGAGTCGATGGCCGTGCCGTCGATCCCGTTCCTGGTCTCCACGCGGGTGATCGCCGGGTTCATCGCGGTCATCCCGCTCTACGTGCTCGGACTGCTCTCGGCCTACCTGGCGTCGCGCGTCATCACCACCGTCTTCAACGGGCAGTCGGGTGGTTCGTACGACCACTACTTCAACCTGTTCCTGCCACCCGGAGATGTGCTCTGGTCGTTCGGCAAGGTGCTGGTCTTCGCCTTCGTGATCATCCTCGTGCACTGCTACTACGGCTACTACGCGACCGGCGGCCCCGCGGGCGTCGGCGTGGCGGTCGGGCACGCCGTGCGTGCTGCGCTCGTCCTGATCGCGGTTCTGGACTTCTTCCTGGGGCTCGCGATCTGGGGCACCACGACGACCGTGCGAGTGGGAGGCTGA
- a CDS encoding MCE family protein, with the protein MRHAAARADDADAERADTSDDGGAPPPSSSHRRFGGRRSPVSIGAIGILVLLMMAVSAFYLNQLPLVGAGARYTAKFTEAAGLKPGAEVRVAGVKVGEVDGVTLDGDRVNVKFRVTNTWVGNQTQASIQIKTILGQKYLALNPRGSEPADPDVPLTDTVSPYDVIEAFSDAADQIEDLDTDQLANSMESLSEAFSGTAGDIGPSLDGLSRLSQTIASRDQEVQHLLAATKDTSKILADRNQEFVRLIAGAGQLLDELNNRQKAISKLLSTTTTLSDSLSGIVRDNQAQIGPALDSLQDVNKLLISQNDNLRKTITYMAPFYRLYANVLGNGRWFESVVTNLLPPGLPQQNTTRPPNKQKLQNNGGTEAG; encoded by the coding sequence GTGCGTCACGCGGCGGCGCGCGCCGACGACGCGGACGCCGAACGCGCCGACACCTCCGACGACGGTGGCGCACCGCCGCCGTCGAGTTCCCACCGGCGATTCGGTGGACGTCGCAGCCCCGTCAGCATCGGTGCCATCGGCATCCTCGTGCTGCTGATGATGGCCGTCTCGGCGTTCTATCTGAACCAACTCCCGCTGGTCGGGGCGGGCGCACGCTACACCGCGAAGTTCACCGAGGCGGCCGGGCTCAAGCCGGGTGCCGAGGTCCGGGTGGCGGGCGTGAAGGTCGGCGAGGTCGATGGCGTCACGCTCGACGGCGACCGCGTGAACGTGAAGTTCCGGGTGACCAACACGTGGGTCGGCAACCAGACGCAGGCGTCGATCCAGATCAAGACGATCCTCGGCCAGAAATACCTGGCACTGAACCCGCGCGGCAGCGAGCCCGCCGATCCCGACGTCCCGTTGACCGACACGGTCTCGCCCTACGACGTCATCGAGGCGTTCTCCGACGCGGCCGATCAGATCGAGGATCTCGACACCGATCAGCTCGCGAACTCGATGGAGTCGCTGTCGGAGGCATTCTCCGGTACCGCAGGTGACATCGGTCCGTCGCTCGACGGGTTGTCCCGGCTGTCGCAGACCATCGCCAGTCGCGACCAGGAGGTCCAGCACCTCCTCGCGGCGACGAAGGACACGTCGAAGATCCTGGCCGATCGCAATCAGGAGTTCGTGCGGCTCATCGCCGGTGCGGGCCAGCTGCTCGACGAACTGAACAATCGGCAGAAGGCCATCTCGAAGCTGTTGTCGACCACCACGACCCTGTCGGACTCGCTGTCGGGGATTGTGCGCGACAACCAGGCCCAGATCGGACCCGCGCTCGACTCGCTGCAGGACGTAAACAAGCTCCTGATCTCCCAGAACGACAACCTGCGGAAGACCATCACCTACATGGCGCCGTTCTATCGGCTCTACGCCAACGTGCTGGGCAACGGACGCTGGTTCGAGTCCGTGGTGACCAACCTGCTGCCGCCCGGTCTGCCGCAGCAGAACACCACCCGACCGCCCAACAAGCAGAAGCTCCAGAACAACGGTGGAACGGAGGCCGGCTGA